In a single window of the Chitinophagaceae bacterium genome:
- a CDS encoding nucleotidyltransferase domain-containing protein: MNTFGINDSSMAILKTIFAKHEKVSKVIVYGSRAKGTNTDRSDVDLVICNSNIDRHQLGRLILDISNSNFPYTIDIQIYEHLKNKKLIEHINRVGKTFYNKQQ; this comes from the coding sequence ATACATTTGGCATAAACGACTCATCCATGGCTATTTTAAAAACCATTTTTGCAAAACACGAAAAAGTGTCTAAAGTGATTGTATACGGCTCTCGTGCAAAAGGTACCAATACCGATAGAAGTGATGTAGATTTGGTTATTTGTAATAGTAATATAGATAGACATCAGTTAGGCAGATTAATTTTGGATATTAGTAACAGTAACTTCCCTTACACAATTGATATTCAGATATATGAACATTTAAAAAACAAAAAATTAATAGAGCATATAAACAGAGTAGGAAAAACTTTCTATAATAAACAACAATAA